The following are from one region of the Siniperca chuatsi isolate FFG_IHB_CAS linkage group LG13, ASM2008510v1, whole genome shotgun sequence genome:
- the rab12 gene encoding ras-related protein Rab-12 has protein sequence MDLRYDIPRRAASGGGGSANASPALGAQSRRRKMPPRPADFKLQIIIIGSRGVGKTSIMERFTDDTFCEACKSTVGVDFKIKTVELRGKKIRLQIWDTAGQERFNSITSAYYRSAKGIVLVYDITKQETFDDLPKWMKMIDKYASEEAELLLVGNKLDCETDRIISRQQGERFASRISGMRFCEASAKDNFNVDEIFLKLVDDILSKMPLEVPNNELSNSVLSLQPEPEVPPELPPPRMRCC, from the exons ATGGATCTGAGATATGATATACCGCGGAGGGCCGCCAGTGGCGGCGGGGGCTCCGCGAACGCGTCCCCCGCTTTGGGGGCGCAGTCGCGCCGCAGGAAGATGCCTCCCAGACCCGCTGATTTCAAACTTCAAATTATCATTATTGGCTCCCGTGGTGTTGGTAAAACGAGCATCATGGAGAGATTTACCGACGACACTTTCTGCGAAGCTTGCAAGTCGACCGTAG GAGTTGACTTCAAAATCAAGACAGTGGAGCTGAGAGGGAAGAAGATCAGACTACAGATATG GGACACTGCTGGCCAGGAGAGATTCAACAGCATCACATCAGCCTACTACAGAAGTGCCAAGGGAATAGTGCTAGTGTATGATATCACAAAGCAGGAGACCTTTGACGACCTGCCTAAATGGATGAAAATGATAGACAAG TACGCCTCAGAGGAAGCAGAGCTTCTCCTGGTCGGGAACAAACTGGACTGTGAGACTGATCGTATCATCTCCagacagcagggagagagg TTTGCCTCTCGAATAAGTGGGATGCGCTTCTGCGAAGCTAGTGCCAAGGATAATTTCAATGTCGATGAGATCTTCCTGAAGCTTGTGGATGACATCCTTAGCAAG ATGCCTCTGGAAGTTCCCAACAACGAGCTTTCCAACAGTGTCCTGTCTCTGCAGCCCGAACCGGAAGTGCCTCCGGAGTTGCCGCCTCCCCGCATGCGCTGTTGCTGA